The following proteins are co-located in the Microvirga ossetica genome:
- a CDS encoding GntR family transcriptional regulator, whose translation MRKQVAHQPPQDDKDPLHVQVREAIRRRVRDGDLVNESGRLMTEAELVKHFGVSRVTIRNAIKPLVDEGMFERGRGRGTFLRSNQPENWMGRLMGFSETIKDAGYEPGARILHQGMTNRHDETVRELLRERAVWELKRIRLADDTPIAIEHAFYPPDIGLELEKRDLTSIVMYRVFEGDLGIEIKNAMQTVSATSADRLTAELLGVAKGSPLLSMERLTMASDDRPLELLRSVYLPDYFRFSINLSRRF comes from the coding sequence ATGAGAAAGCAAGTCGCACATCAGCCGCCGCAGGATGACAAGGATCCGCTTCACGTTCAGGTCCGTGAGGCGATCCGCCGTCGGGTCCGGGACGGCGACCTCGTCAACGAGAGCGGCCGCCTCATGACGGAGGCGGAGCTCGTCAAGCATTTCGGCGTGAGCCGCGTCACCATCAGAAACGCCATTAAGCCGCTCGTGGACGAGGGCATGTTCGAGCGCGGCAGAGGGCGCGGCACCTTCCTGCGCTCGAACCAGCCCGAGAACTGGATGGGTCGCCTGATGGGGTTCTCGGAAACCATCAAGGATGCCGGCTATGAGCCCGGCGCCCGCATTTTGCATCAGGGGATGACGAACCGGCACGACGAAACGGTCCGGGAGCTTCTTCGGGAGCGGGCCGTCTGGGAGCTGAAGCGCATACGGCTGGCGGACGATACGCCCATCGCGATCGAGCATGCCTTCTACCCTCCCGATATCGGTCTGGAGCTGGAGAAGCGCGATCTGACCTCCATCGTCATGTACCGCGTATTCGAAGGCGACCTCGGCATCGAGATCAAGAATGCGATGCAGACGGTCAGCGCCACGTCGGCCGATCGCCTCACCGCGGAACTGCTCGGCGTGGCGAAGGGAAGTCCACTTCTCTCCATGGAACGTCTCACCATGGCTTCTGACGATCGGCCGCTAGAGCTCCTGCGCTCCGTCTATCTTCCCGATTATTTCCGGTTTTCCATCAATCTGTCACGACGCTTCTGA
- a CDS encoding UxaA family hydrolase: MKTGTQPSETGAIVLDPADDVAVLIAGVEAGAFVKVSGPNGPLSLTVRQTLPMGHKIALRALPAGSPVRKYGEVIGRLTEPVAAGDHVHIHNLASQRAVTQP, translated from the coding sequence ATGAAAACCGGAACGCAGCCATCGGAGACGGGCGCCATCGTACTCGATCCCGCCGACGACGTTGCCGTGCTCATTGCTGGTGTCGAAGCAGGCGCCTTCGTCAAGGTAAGCGGTCCTAACGGCCCGCTGTCCTTGACGGTGCGCCAGACCTTGCCGATGGGGCACAAGATCGCTCTTCGCGCGCTCCCGGCGGGAAGTCCCGTGCGCAAATATGGCGAGGTCATCGGGCGCCTCACGGAGCCGGTTGCAGCGGGCGACCATGTCCACATCCACAATCTCGCGAGCCAGAGGGCCGTGACGCAGCCTTAA
- a CDS encoding formylglycine-generating enzyme family protein produces the protein MTKRSGGCCGVSREDAQASDGGVQAQMLRGKTAPKIRWSHLDGGEFTMGTSGDEGFAADGEGPARRVRLSPFSISIYAVTNRQFGAFGRDTDYATEAERFNWSYVFHALVPEELKSRVVKVPAQTPWWLPITHAYWAQPEGPGSTILDRLDHPVVHVSWHDAKAYCAWSRTRLPTEAEWEFAARGGLENALYPWGDELTPGGTHRCNIWQGQFPVANTLEDGYLGTAPVDAYEPNGYGLHNMAGNVWEWCEDGFSPNYHQETSEMNPIYRGETDSRSMRGGSFLCHESYCNRYRVAARNSNAADSSASNIGFRVVQSS, from the coding sequence ATGACGAAGAGGAGTGGCGGCTGCTGCGGCGTCTCCCGTGAGGATGCGCAGGCATCGGATGGCGGCGTTCAAGCTCAGATGCTGCGCGGCAAGACAGCACCGAAGATCCGCTGGAGCCATCTCGACGGTGGTGAGTTCACGATGGGCACCTCAGGGGACGAGGGGTTCGCGGCCGATGGCGAGGGACCCGCGCGTCGCGTTCGGCTCAGCCCCTTTTCCATTTCGATCTATGCCGTGACCAACAGGCAGTTCGGCGCGTTCGGGCGCGACACGGACTATGCCACGGAGGCCGAGCGCTTCAACTGGTCCTACGTGTTCCATGCCCTCGTGCCCGAAGAGCTGAAAAGCCGCGTCGTGAAAGTGCCGGCGCAGACGCCGTGGTGGCTGCCGATCACCCATGCCTACTGGGCGCAGCCGGAAGGTCCCGGCAGCACGATCCTCGACCGCCTCGATCATCCGGTCGTCCATGTCTCCTGGCACGATGCGAAGGCCTACTGCGCCTGGTCGCGCACCCGGCTGCCCACGGAGGCGGAATGGGAGTTTGCCGCAAGAGGAGGGTTGGAGAACGCGCTTTATCCCTGGGGCGACGAGCTCACGCCGGGCGGGACGCATCGCTGCAATATCTGGCAGGGCCAGTTCCCCGTAGCGAACACCCTGGAGGATGGATATCTCGGAACCGCGCCGGTCGATGCCTATGAACCGAACGGCTATGGCCTCCACAACATGGCCGGCAATGTCTGGGAATGGTGCGAGGACGGCTTCTCGCCGAACTATCACCAGGAAACGTCCGAGATGAACCCGATCTATCGCGGTGAGACCGACAGCAGGTCCATGCGCGGTGGATCGTTCCTCTGCCATGAATCCTATTGCAACCGGTATCGCGTCGCCGCGCGGAATTCCAACGCGGCCGACAGCTCAGCGAGCAATATCGGCTTTCGCGTCGTTCAATCCTCATGA
- a CDS encoding carbohydrate ABC transporter permease, which translates to MTMTKSLAAEPAALGRVMSPSGTNYSKALAVRERRFATALLAPAFLALMATTTFPLLYLIWTSVHRMDLAMPFADGFIGFANYRELLQDSRFWASLAVSLIYTGTTVVLQVVIGLALALLVMGMKRGQGLFRIIAILPVVLSPAVVGMVWRTFMLAPEFGIVDYFAIMAGLGSQNWLGDPTLALVSVVVIHTWQWTPFAFMVLLASLAALPDDLYEAARIDRASAWQRFKRITLPLLRPAIVMVIIMRTMVALTAFAAIFTVTGGGPGTATEILNLYAYRKSFTELSIGYGSALAVALLIVTVLISAVLFAVRRAR; encoded by the coding sequence ATGACGATGACGAAGTCGCTTGCTGCAGAACCGGCCGCTCTCGGCCGCGTGATGTCGCCATCCGGCACGAATTACAGCAAGGCTCTGGCCGTTCGGGAGCGCCGTTTTGCGACGGCGCTCCTGGCGCCGGCCTTCCTGGCGCTCATGGCGACCACGACCTTTCCGCTGCTCTACCTGATCTGGACCAGCGTCCACCGCATGGATCTCGCCATGCCGTTCGCCGACGGGTTCATCGGCTTCGCCAATTACCGCGAGCTTCTGCAGGATAGCCGCTTCTGGGCTTCGCTCGCTGTCAGCCTGATCTATACGGGAACGACGGTCGTTCTGCAGGTCGTCATCGGCTTGGCCCTGGCGCTGCTCGTGATGGGAATGAAGCGAGGGCAGGGGCTCTTTCGCATCATCGCCATCCTGCCGGTGGTGCTGTCCCCGGCGGTGGTCGGCATGGTCTGGCGGACCTTCATGCTGGCGCCCGAATTCGGCATCGTCGATTACTTCGCCATCATGGCAGGCCTCGGAAGCCAGAACTGGCTCGGCGATCCGACGTTGGCGCTCGTCTCGGTCGTCGTGATCCACACGTGGCAGTGGACGCCCTTCGCCTTCATGGTGCTGCTTGCCAGCCTCGCCGCGCTGCCGGACGACCTCTATGAGGCGGCACGCATCGACCGCGCCAGCGCGTGGCAGCGGTTCAAGCGCATCACCCTTCCGCTGCTTCGTCCCGCCATCGTGATGGTGATCATCATGCGCACCATGGTGGCGCTCACGGCCTTCGCCGCCATCTTCACCGTGACCGGGGGAGGGCCCGGAACGGCGACCGAGATCCTCAATCTCTACGCCTACCGCAAATCCTTCACGGAGCTGTCCATCGGCTACGGCTCGGCTCTCGCCGTCGCTCTTCTGATCGTGACGGTGCTGATCTCCGCGGTGCTCTTTGCCGTCAGGAGGGCCCGATGA
- a CDS encoding TIGR02186 family protein: MRAIGLLLLLLCGLSPARAESLITSLSNHRVLINSNYTGTQIAVFGAIERDAQTVARATAYDVVVTVRGPRQFLTVREKERLGPIWINQDQQKFPTAPAYLNVLSSRPIEEITSEQLQARQKVGLSAIVNAPDFTLDRGGGADRPFREALARLKAQEGLYLQDERGVTFLTPDIFRASISLPATAPPGNYEVDVTLFADTVILARTQTHFELVKTGFEEQVGVIARDWSLAYGLATAAIALFCGWLASAIFRRD; this comes from the coding sequence GTGAGGGCGATCGGCCTCCTGCTGCTGCTGCTGTGCGGCCTGAGCCCGGCCCGGGCCGAGAGCCTGATCACCTCGCTGTCGAACCACCGGGTGCTGATCAACTCGAACTACACCGGCACCCAGATCGCGGTGTTCGGCGCCATCGAGCGCGATGCCCAGACGGTGGCGCGCGCCACGGCTTATGACGTGGTGGTCACCGTGCGCGGCCCGCGCCAGTTCCTGACCGTGCGCGAGAAGGAGCGCCTCGGGCCGATCTGGATCAACCAGGACCAGCAGAAGTTCCCGACCGCGCCGGCCTATCTCAACGTGCTCTCCTCGCGCCCGATCGAGGAGATCACCTCAGAGCAGCTGCAGGCGCGCCAGAAGGTGGGGTTGAGCGCCATCGTCAACGCGCCCGACTTCACCCTCGATCGCGGCGGCGGCGCCGACCGGCCCTTCCGCGAGGCGCTCGCCCGGCTGAAAGCCCAGGAGGGGCTCTATCTCCAGGACGAGCGCGGCGTGACCTTCCTGACGCCCGACATCTTCCGCGCCAGCATCAGCCTGCCGGCGACCGCGCCGCCGGGCAACTACGAGGTCGACGTGACGCTGTTTGCCGACACCGTGATCCTGGCGCGCACGCAGACGCATTTCGAACTGGTCAAGACCGGCTTCGAGGAGCAGGTCGGCGTCATCGCCCGCGACTGGTCGCTCGCATACGGCCTCGCCACCGCCGCCATCGCCCTCTTCTGCGGATGGCTCGCAAGCGCTATCTTCAGACGGGATTAA
- a CDS encoding ABC transporter ATP-binding protein — translation MSMRGQVHFDRIVKMHGNFSALKGIDFTIQPGEFFALLGPSGSGKSTTLRILAGLDMPTSGTVVIDGKDVTALDAKDRDVAMVFQSYALYPHMTVFQNIAFPLEMAKVGKAEIEPAVREAARKVKIDHLLDRKPGQLSGGQQQRCALARAIVRKARLFLLDEPLSNLDAKLRLETRIELKKLQRSLGVTAVYVTHDQEEAMTLADRMAVFMEGQIQQIGRPSEVFAKPNSVDVAAFIGSPPMNLIEGRYADGSVEIKGHRLKTSHQIAGSRDVIVGIRPGAVRLEAGGLPAVVDLIEDLGDTAVLDLSLSGATVRARISDGAVPREGESVFVTARPDDIHLFDAATRKRL, via the coding sequence ATGAGCATGCGCGGACAGGTTCATTTCGACCGCATCGTCAAGATGCACGGCAATTTCAGCGCTCTCAAAGGGATCGACTTCACGATCCAGCCGGGTGAGTTCTTCGCCCTGCTCGGACCATCGGGTTCCGGAAAGAGCACGACCTTGCGCATCCTCGCGGGGCTCGACATGCCGACCTCCGGCACCGTCGTGATCGACGGCAAGGACGTCACGGCGCTCGACGCCAAGGATCGCGACGTCGCCATGGTGTTTCAGAGCTACGCCCTCTATCCGCATATGACCGTGTTCCAGAACATCGCCTTCCCGCTGGAAATGGCGAAGGTCGGCAAGGCGGAGATCGAGCCCGCGGTGCGGGAGGCGGCGCGCAAGGTCAAGATCGATCACCTCCTCGACCGCAAGCCCGGGCAGCTCTCCGGTGGGCAGCAACAGCGCTGCGCCCTGGCGCGGGCCATCGTCCGCAAGGCGCGTCTCTTTCTCCTCGACGAGCCGCTGTCGAATCTCGATGCCAAGCTGAGACTGGAAACCCGGATTGAGCTCAAGAAGCTGCAGCGCTCGCTCGGCGTAACGGCGGTCTACGTCACCCACGACCAGGAAGAGGCCATGACGCTGGCGGATCGCATGGCTGTTTTCATGGAAGGGCAGATCCAGCAGATCGGCCGTCCCTCGGAGGTGTTCGCGAAGCCGAATTCGGTCGACGTTGCAGCCTTCATCGGTTCTCCACCGATGAACCTGATCGAAGGGCGCTATGCGGACGGCTCTGTGGAGATTAAGGGCCACCGCCTCAAAACATCCCACCAGATCGCCGGATCGCGCGACGTGATCGTCGGTATCCGCCCCGGAGCCGTACGGCTCGAGGCCGGAGGTCTTCCGGCCGTGGTCGATCTCATCGAAGATCTGGGCGATACGGCAGTGCTCGATCTCAGCCTGAGCGGAGCGACGGTTCGTGCCCGCATCAGCGACGGGGCCGTTCCGAGGGAAGGGGAGTCCGTGTTCGTGACCGCTCGCCCCGACGACATTCATCTTTTCGACGCCGCAACACGCAAGCGTCTGTGA
- a CDS encoding arylsulfatase: MSKPGTMQASPNILLILNDDMGFSDIGCYGGEIDTPNLDRLARNGLRYSQFYNTARCSPSRASLLTGLHPHQTGIGILTYSTGPEGYAGNLNRNCVTIAEVLKRKNYKSYLSGKWHVASNLTEPTDAWPLQRGFDEFFGTIIGAGSFYHPNTLTRGNENVEHEAEQDPEFFYTDAISDQAADFIRAHKKNHPGAPFFQYVAYTAPHWPLHAHEEDIAKYKGRFDAGWDKLREERLERLVKSGIIHPSWKLTDRDPSQPAWTEAEHRQWLLRCMEVYAAQIDRMDQGIGRILAALEETGQLDNTLVIFLSDNGACAEDIPGGVTAKELVDQLMIAKATTRKGEPVRFGNYPDIMPGAEDTYQSYGTAWANLSNTPFRLYKHWIHEGGIATPLIMHWPEGIEEAGALRHHPGQLTDIMATILDVTQAEYPQTYQGNAILPCEGESLVPSFQSDETSRGPLFWEHEGNAAVRVGQWKLVRKFPGPWELYDMEADRTEMNDLAAQHPDKVREMKDLYAAWTERCGVIPRETILEYMALQEGTAFWEDK, encoded by the coding sequence ATGAGCAAACCCGGCACGATGCAGGCAAGCCCCAACATCCTGTTGATCCTCAACGACGACATGGGCTTCTCGGATATCGGCTGCTATGGCGGCGAGATCGATACACCCAATCTCGACCGGCTGGCCCGGAACGGCCTGCGCTATTCGCAGTTCTACAATACTGCGCGCTGCTCGCCCTCGCGCGCGTCGCTTCTGACCGGCCTTCACCCGCATCAGACCGGAATCGGCATTCTCACCTACAGCACCGGGCCCGAGGGCTATGCCGGCAATCTGAACCGCAACTGCGTGACCATCGCCGAAGTGCTCAAGCGCAAGAACTACAAGAGCTATCTGAGCGGCAAGTGGCACGTCGCCAGCAATCTCACGGAACCGACGGATGCCTGGCCTCTGCAGCGCGGCTTCGACGAGTTCTTCGGCACCATCATCGGGGCGGGAAGCTTCTATCATCCCAACACGCTGACGCGCGGGAACGAGAACGTGGAGCACGAGGCCGAGCAGGATCCGGAATTCTTCTACACCGATGCGATCAGCGACCAGGCGGCGGATTTCATTCGCGCGCACAAGAAGAACCACCCCGGGGCGCCGTTCTTCCAATATGTCGCGTACACGGCGCCGCACTGGCCGCTGCATGCCCATGAGGAGGATATCGCCAAGTACAAGGGCCGCTTCGATGCCGGCTGGGACAAGCTGCGCGAGGAGCGCCTGGAGCGCCTTGTAAAGAGCGGCATCATTCATCCGTCCTGGAAGCTCACCGACCGCGATCCCTCGCAGCCGGCCTGGACCGAGGCCGAGCATCGCCAATGGCTGCTGCGCTGCATGGAGGTCTATGCCGCGCAGATCGACCGGATGGACCAGGGCATCGGACGTATTCTTGCCGCTCTGGAAGAGACGGGACAGCTCGACAACACGCTCGTCATCTTCCTCTCCGACAACGGCGCCTGCGCCGAGGACATCCCGGGGGGCGTCACGGCGAAGGAGCTGGTCGATCAGCTGATGATCGCGAAAGCCACGACCCGCAAGGGCGAGCCGGTCCGCTTCGGCAATTATCCGGACATCATGCCCGGAGCCGAGGATACCTATCAGAGCTATGGGACCGCCTGGGCCAATTTGTCCAACACGCCGTTCCGGCTCTACAAGCACTGGATCCACGAGGGTGGCATCGCGACACCGCTGATCATGCATTGGCCGGAGGGCATCGAGGAGGCCGGCGCCCTGCGCCATCATCCGGGACAGCTCACCGACATCATGGCGACCATCCTCGACGTGACCCAGGCCGAGTATCCGCAAACCTATCAGGGCAATGCGATTCTTCCCTGCGAGGGCGAAAGCCTCGTGCCGTCCTTCCAGTCCGATGAAACCTCGCGCGGTCCCCTGTTCTGGGAGCATGAAGGCAACGCGGCCGTGCGCGTCGGCCAGTGGAAGCTCGTGCGAAAGTTTCCCGGCCCCTGGGAGCTTTACGACATGGAAGCCGACCGCACCGAGATGAACGACCTCGCGGCGCAGCATCCCGACAAGGTTCGCGAGATGAAGGACCTCTATGCCGCGTGGACCGAACGCTGCGGCGTCATCCCGCGCGAGACGATCCTCGAATACATGGCGCTGCAGGAGGGAACGGCCTTCTGGGAGGATAAATAG
- a CDS encoding carbohydrate ABC transporter permease encodes MIGRKFRIAAIIGISLVFLLAWVFPIVWSVMNSLKTEQDVLAYPPKFLFAPTLDAYRDVLFGSGSILPNLLSSFIISIGTTIVTMIMAVPAAYALARLRVRGKRFAGFYVLATQMLPPVGIIIPYFLILRNIGWMDTYQGIILIYLSFSLPFAIWLLVSYFEDIPFEMEEAAYIDGASRWKTLWRIIIPQVRGGIAVTVVFVFLNAWNEFLFAVVLSGNTVRPVTIAMFNFVSVEQTLWTKLAAVSVLAMLPVIVLGIVAQKHIVKGLTVGAVKGGGRR; translated from the coding sequence ATGATCGGCAGGAAGTTCCGCATCGCCGCGATCATCGGCATCTCCCTGGTCTTTCTCCTGGCCTGGGTCTTCCCGATCGTCTGGAGCGTCATGAACTCCCTGAAGACCGAGCAGGACGTTCTGGCCTATCCGCCGAAATTCCTGTTCGCGCCGACGCTCGACGCCTATCGCGACGTGCTGTTCGGCTCAGGCTCCATCCTTCCGAACCTGTTGAGCAGCTTCATCATCTCCATCGGCACGACCATCGTGACGATGATCATGGCCGTGCCTGCCGCCTATGCGCTCGCGAGGCTGCGCGTGCGGGGCAAGAGATTCGCCGGGTTCTACGTGCTCGCAACGCAGATGCTGCCGCCCGTCGGCATCATCATCCCGTACTTCCTGATCCTGAGGAACATCGGCTGGATGGACACCTACCAGGGCATCATCCTGATCTACCTGTCCTTCTCGCTTCCCTTCGCGATCTGGCTCCTCGTCTCGTATTTCGAGGACATCCCCTTCGAGATGGAGGAGGCCGCCTATATCGACGGTGCAAGCCGCTGGAAGACCCTGTGGCGCATCATCATCCCGCAGGTGCGTGGCGGCATCGCGGTCACCGTCGTGTTCGTGTTCCTGAACGCCTGGAACGAGTTCCTGTTCGCGGTCGTCCTGAGCGGCAACACCGTCCGTCCGGTGACCATCGCGATGTTCAACTTCGTCTCCGTCGAGCAGACTCTCTGGACGAAGCTCGCGGCCGTCTCCGTCCTGGCGATGCTGCCTGTGATCGTCCTCGGCATCGTCGCACAAAAGCACATCGTCAAAGGTCTCACGGTCGGTGCCGTGAAGGGAGGAGGGCGCCGATGA
- a CDS encoding sulfite exporter TauE/SafE family protein has translation MTYYLPIAEMPVSVLLILGMGAAVGFISGLFGIGGGFLMTPLLIFLGIPPAVAVATQSAQIVASSTTSVLGAIRRDALDHKLGAILVAGGLVGSALGVWFFAAARRAGQLDLVIVVSYVTLFTVVGSLMLKESIREFWHRRKGGALRLRRRAGEHAPYLGWPLRMRFYRSKLYVSVIPILALSLFIGFAGALLGIGGGFIVVPALLYVFRVPTNVVVGTSQFQIVCTTLVALILHAVTNQAVDMVLAILLIVGGVFGAQFGARMGRHLRAELFRFLLAILLLAVGLRFGLELVLKPAEPFSISVQEARQ, from the coding sequence GTGACCTATTACCTCCCCATTGCCGAGATGCCGGTGAGTGTCTTGCTGATCCTAGGGATGGGTGCGGCGGTTGGGTTCATCTCGGGGCTGTTCGGCATCGGCGGCGGGTTTTTGATGACGCCGCTCTTGATCTTCCTCGGCATCCCGCCGGCGGTCGCGGTCGCCACCCAGTCGGCCCAGATCGTCGCCTCCTCCACCACCAGCGTGCTTGGCGCCATCCGCCGCGACGCCCTCGACCACAAGCTCGGCGCCATCCTGGTCGCCGGCGGCCTCGTCGGCTCGGCGCTCGGCGTCTGGTTCTTCGCCGCCGCCCGCCGCGCCGGCCAGCTCGACCTCGTCATCGTCGTCTCCTACGTCACCCTGTTCACCGTCGTCGGCAGCCTGATGCTGAAAGAGAGCATCCGCGAGTTCTGGCACCGGCGCAAAGGCGGCGCCTTGCGCCTGCGCCGGCGCGCCGGCGAGCATGCGCCCTATCTCGGCTGGCCTCTGCGCATGCGCTTCTACCGCTCCAAGCTCTATGTCAGCGTCATCCCGATCCTCGCGCTCTCGCTCTTCATCGGCTTTGCCGGCGCGCTGCTCGGCATCGGCGGCGGCTTCATCGTCGTGCCGGCCCTGCTCTACGTCTTCCGCGTGCCCACCAACGTGGTCGTCGGCACCTCGCAGTTCCAGATCGTCTGCACCACCCTCGTCGCCCTGATCCTGCATGCGGTCACCAACCAGGCCGTCGACATGGTGCTCGCCATCCTGCTCATCGTCGGCGGCGTCTTCGGGGCCCAGTTCGGCGCCCGCATGGGCCGCCATCTCAGGGCCGAGCTGTTCCGCTTCCTGCTCGCCATCCTGCTGCTCGCGGTCGGCCTGCGCTTCGGCCTCGAGCTGGTGCTCAAGCCGGCCGAGCCGTTCTCGATCTCCGTGCAGGAGGCGCGCCAGTGA
- a CDS encoding ABC transporter substrate-binding protein: MKNTEFTRRAFLKSGVATSAALAAAPALLNGALAQEADLAPYKAAKIDWQQFKGETITVAVIPATYFDNLITLAPQFEALTGITVRFEKIPPAQIRQKSVIDLTSKTGTYATHAADPMYYSLYAANKWVEPMEAYLSDASLTDPNWFKLDDIVAAWRNANSVDGKLLGMPYDGEVTLQVYRKDLYDAKGLKPAEDLQTFVSNAAAVHNPDARVWGAALRGVAGAGQNVYIYSSLFREFGGQWFKDGRLTVNGPEAEAALTWYVDLMRKYAPAAAQNWNWPDIADAFSQGTIGTYVDAHSSASVVNNPEKSKVIGKVAYARWPKGPSGKRVTSIWNWGFPINAALPDKRKKATWFFIQWAACAETQARTAHRFAGPAKRSGVNRISIWQDPAYVGLMRGFGDNFVEATLASLQEDTDVDWRPRVPQWPAIGDTLATAIQSALAGQATAKAALDEAQRRVEPMMRG, translated from the coding sequence ATGAAGAATACGGAATTCACTCGGCGCGCCTTTCTGAAATCGGGTGTCGCCACGTCTGCCGCCCTGGCTGCGGCTCCTGCCCTTCTGAACGGCGCGCTGGCGCAGGAGGCTGATCTCGCCCCCTACAAGGCGGCAAAGATCGACTGGCAGCAGTTCAAGGGCGAAACCATCACGGTTGCCGTCATTCCTGCGACCTATTTCGACAACCTGATCACCCTCGCGCCGCAATTCGAGGCGCTCACGGGCATCACGGTGCGCTTCGAGAAGATTCCGCCGGCCCAGATCCGCCAGAAGAGCGTGATCGACCTGACCTCGAAGACGGGCACCTACGCCACCCATGCCGCCGACCCAATGTATTACTCTTTGTATGCAGCCAACAAATGGGTCGAGCCGATGGAGGCTTACCTTTCCGACGCGTCCCTGACGGATCCGAACTGGTTCAAGCTCGACGACATCGTCGCGGCCTGGCGCAATGCCAACAGCGTCGACGGCAAGCTGCTCGGCATGCCCTATGACGGCGAGGTGACCCTGCAGGTCTACCGCAAGGATCTCTACGACGCGAAGGGGCTCAAGCCCGCGGAGGATCTGCAGACTTTCGTGTCCAATGCCGCGGCGGTTCACAACCCGGACGCCCGCGTCTGGGGTGCCGCCCTTCGCGGCGTCGCCGGCGCCGGCCAGAACGTCTACATCTATTCGTCGCTCTTTCGCGAGTTCGGAGGCCAGTGGTTCAAGGACGGTCGTCTCACCGTCAACGGGCCCGAGGCGGAGGCGGCGCTGACCTGGTATGTCGACCTGATGCGCAAATATGCGCCCGCGGCGGCGCAGAACTGGAACTGGCCCGACATCGCCGATGCCTTCTCGCAAGGAACCATCGGCACTTACGTCGATGCCCATTCCTCCGCGTCCGTGGTCAACAATCCCGAGAAGTCGAAGGTGATCGGCAAGGTCGCCTATGCCCGCTGGCCGAAGGGCCCGTCGGGCAAGCGCGTCACCTCGATCTGGAACTGGGGCTTCCCGATCAATGCGGCGCTGCCCGACAAGCGCAAGAAAGCGACCTGGTTCTTCATCCAATGGGCGGCCTGTGCGGAGACCCAGGCGCGCACCGCGCATCGCTTCGCGGGACCTGCCAAGCGCTCCGGCGTCAACCGGATCTCCATCTGGCAGGATCCTGCCTATGTGGGGCTGATGCGCGGGTTCGGCGACAACTTCGTCGAAGCGACCCTGGCGTCTCTCCAGGAGGACACCGACGTTGATTGGCGTCCGCGCGTGCCGCAATGGCCGGCCATCGGCGACACCCTGGCGACGGCGATCCAGTCAGCTCTCGCAGGCCAAGCGACGGCCAAGGCCGCGCTCGACGAAGCACAGCGACGCGTCGAGCCGATGATGCGTGGATGA
- a CDS encoding SDR family NAD(P)-dependent oxidoreductase, with protein sequence MSGQDVASSNERSIAQRFSMAGRRALVTGGSVSIGREIALAFAEAGADVAIQYSKAADIAFGKDNAAEELVREVEIRGRRGIALEADFERAGQAKDCVQRAAAHLGGLDVLVVCASIQYRTPFLDMPEEQVERQIQINFRATIELLQAALPLMKESGWGRVVTIGSINQTKPESELTVYAALKSAQHNLAMNLAKDYAVHGVTINNLSPGLVATERNKWRRVDSAVWEEIQRTSCPMQRAGEAREIAGAALLLCSEAGSFITGIDLQVTGGRHL encoded by the coding sequence ATGTCAGGTCAGGATGTCGCTTCATCGAATGAAAGATCGATCGCCCAACGCTTCTCGATGGCGGGGCGGCGGGCGCTCGTCACCGGTGGCAGCGTGAGCATCGGCCGCGAGATCGCTCTTGCCTTCGCGGAGGCGGGGGCCGACGTGGCGATCCAGTATTCCAAAGCGGCGGACATCGCCTTCGGAAAGGACAATGCGGCGGAGGAACTGGTGCGGGAGGTCGAAATCAGAGGCCGCCGCGGCATTGCGCTCGAGGCGGATTTCGAGCGTGCCGGCCAAGCGAAGGATTGCGTTCAGAGGGCGGCGGCGCATCTCGGCGGACTGGACGTGCTCGTCGTGTGCGCATCGATCCAATACCGCACGCCGTTCCTGGACATGCCGGAGGAGCAGGTGGAGCGCCAGATCCAGATCAATTTCCGCGCGACGATCGAGCTGCTGCAGGCAGCCCTGCCCTTGATGAAGGAATCGGGCTGGGGCCGCGTCGTCACCATCGGAAGCATCAACCAGACCAAGCCTGAATCCGAGCTCACGGTCTATGCGGCGCTCAAGAGCGCGCAGCACAACCTCGCGATGAACCTCGCCAAGGACTATGCCGTCCACGGCGTCACCATCAACAACCTGTCGCCGGGCCTCGTCGCGACCGAGCGCAACAAGTGGCGCCGCGTCGATTCTGCTGTCTGGGAGGAGATCCAGCGAACCTCCTGTCCCATGCAGCGGGCCGGCGAGGCGCGGGAGATCGCTGGAGCCGCCCTCCTGCTCTGCTCCGAAGCGGGAAGCTTCATCACCGGCATCGACCTGCAGGTGACGGGCGGGCGCCATCTCTAG